A section of the Acanthochromis polyacanthus isolate Apoly-LR-REF ecotype Palm Island chromosome 1, KAUST_Apoly_ChrSc, whole genome shotgun sequence genome encodes:
- the luzp1 gene encoding leucine zipper protein 1, translated as MSDHKDMTHRHLRHKLQSLGRRLDELEEATNKLQKSEDELLDLQDKIIQAEGSNSSLLCDVEALRKRLLKIQGKDEEVRKAEDLCRTVREKLEEEENLTKELKAEIERLQRRMAELEKLEEAFGKSKSDCSQLCLSLNEEKNLTKKLSSELETLKDRLKEVEGSGKKLEGAEMALAMELEKLKGFTQTFVSERKKLLEKQREDAKIIQMLTENLDDQKNRLGMSTEPSRADFMRPRIEDELSSTVLFTSKLAGRKKSMDYLKLADDKLGIVNKSENEKNSSLEGLQEEDNKVKELTQEVERLKNRLKQLEIVEEDLKNSKSKNGELHEKFQIERNRARQLSEQVEQLRTQLCGKGGIGGNGITNMEKHGNGSTNVCTNSPAKVLENGKAENEEILKGGFRQEKPKYRSAANVSEPSSPKHRNRELSPQHKREPKLRSKELSQSEDSSPKSVRRALSPAHKSRRTPKTPTSSISSDNGIRDTARGTEEKTRGATYSSVNTTSSDIKKVSVLSRYPPAANDQKPLRTAHKQTDGDIKKSREKFSKLYVGSDSESNNSDVVPESSSTMNSISALEKDTASASDQESADPVQESVSVPVTSSLSKANGSYTAYRSHITPLLPSDPGSEGHSSASETESTGSRPSEPDPVTETTSTTVSSRTATSRYARYPHVHDSHSEGSSSRSSFDEELHSRTQLAEGGHQGPIHTPSGIEIQRVCSPREALRSKAVIKPAIIEIDRKEVMISEPLSANGKPKISTKPVVTTTSKMTSSITIYPNDPSSSRTSSRSSSVSSEPLPVRERHTSTSNILIGPSSDHHGSISVPYEISIPKSEITLRSCQDQDCGADNHSDSSSRSKLHNTSRVETSTSHLCCQRSNFSLQSPDTTSADFNDTESGFESSCSSTTTVTSWRSQKQSQHSQEDSLPDTKNVTVRSTWRNKGASSGDEAGRGRGGTRTTADGGSEDEAEAATTWRAYRATTFDTEESVNSGSGAAGNAAAQKGVKPSPAEVYMRRINSVVTSTREVEEPALRRGKRSQSPSMESGGLGRTIPHAPVTSQSWSRSYAQQPPAADNLDPSPNPSHSPASWRRQLPSDSHHLGSSYDRSKTSGASSRGGELWSSRGQGSGARAEGRSGAGSRQWSHRQSEHH; from the exons ATGTCTGATCATAAAGACATGACACATCGCCACCTGCGGCACAAGCTACAGAGTCTTGGCCGAAGGCTGGATGAACTGGAAGAAGCCACCAACAAGCTGCAAAAGTCTGAGGATGAATTACTCGACCTGCAG GACAAGATCATCCAGGCAGAAGGCAGCAACTCGTCCCTGCTTTGCGATGTGGAGGCTCTGAGGAAGCGTCTCCTGAAGATCCAGGGTAAAGATGAGGAGGTACGCAAAGCTGAGGATCTATGTCGTACAGTCAGAGAGAAactggaagaggaggaaaaccTTACAAAGGAGCTAAAGGCCGAAATTGAACGTCTTCAACGAAGAATGGCTGAATTGGAGAAACTGGAAGAAGCTTTTGGGAAGAGCAAGTCAGACTGCAGCCAGCTCTGCCTTAGCCTCAACGAGGAGAAGAATTTGACCAAGAAGCTTTCGTCTGAGTTGGAGACACTCAAAGACCGTTTGAAGGAGGTGGAGGGCTCTGGGAAAAAACTGGAGGGAGCAGAGATGGCATTGGCTATGGAGCTTGAGAAACTCAAGGGATTCACCCAGACCTTTGTGAGTGAGCGCAAGAAGCTActagagaaacagagagaagatgCAAAGATCATTCAAATGTTGACAGAAAACCTGGATGATCAGAAAAATCGCCTTGGCATGTCGACAGAACCCAGTCGTGCAGATTTCATGAGGCCAAGAATTGAAGATGAGCTTTCATCCACAGTACTCTTCACAAGTAAACTGGCCGGACGCAAGAAGAGCATGGATTACTTAAAACTGGCTGATGATAAGCTTGGTATCGTGAACAAATCTGAGAATGAGAAGAACAGCAGTCTAGAAGGTTTGCAAGAGGAAGACAACAAAGTAAAGGAGCTGACGCAGGAAGTAGAGAGGCTGAAGAACCGTCTTAAACAGCTGGAGATAGTGGAGGAGGATTTGAAGAACTCCAAGTCCAAGAATGGTGAGCTTCACGAAAAGTTTCAGATAGAACGCAACCGAGCTCGCCAACTGAGCGAGCAGGTGGAACAGCTGAGGACGCAGCTGTGTGGAAAAGGTGGAATTGGAGGAAATGGAATTACTAACATGGAAAAACACGGCAATGGAAGCACTAACGTTTGCACCAACAGCCCTGCTAAGGTCCTGGAGAATGGCAAAGCTGAGAATGAAGAGATTTTGAAGGGAGGTTTTAGACAAGAGAAGCCGAAATACAGAAGTGCAGCAAATGTCTCAGAACCGAGCTccccaaaacacagaaacagggAACTGTCTCCTCAGCATAAGAGAGAACCCAAACTGAGGAGCAAAGAGCTCAGCCAATCTGAAGACAGTTCTCCTAAATCTGTAAGGAGAGCCCTCAGTCCTGCTCACAAGAGTAGAAGGACACCCAAAACCCCGACTTCTTCGATTTCATCTGATAACGGAATACGAGACACAGCTCGGGGAactgaggaaaagacaagagGAGCCACATACAGCTCTGTAAATACGACTTCTAGTGATATTAAAAAGGTGTCTGTTCTTAGTCGCTACCCTCCAGCTGCTAATGACCAGAAGCCGCTGAGGACAGCTCATAAACAGACTGATGGGGACATTAAGAAGAGCAGAGAAAAGTTTTCAAAGTTATACGTTGGTAGTGATAGCGAATCAAACAACTCTGATGTAGTGCCTGAAAGCTCCAGTACCATGAACAGTATCTCTGCACTAGAGAAGGACACAGCATCTGCCTCAGATCAGGAATCAGCAGACCCAGTTCAGGAGTCTGTCTCTGTACCGGTCACTTCTAGTCTATCCAAAGCCAATGGATCATACACAGCCTACAGATCTCACATCACTCCGCTGCTGCCCAGTGACCCGGGGTCAGAGGGTCATTCGTCTGCCTCTGAAACAGAATCTACGGGTTCAAGGCCCTCTGAACCAGACCCTGTAACTGAGACGACTAGTACGACTGTAAGCAGTAGGACTGCAACCTCTAGGTATGCTAGATACCCCCATGTCCACGACTCGCATTCAGAGGGCTCttcttccagaagctcattTGATGAGGAGCTGCACAGCAGGACGCAGTTAGCTGAAGGAGGCCACCAGGGGCCCATCCACACTCCGTCAGGGATTGAAATCCAGCGAGTGTGCAGCCCACGGGAGGCGCTGAGGTCAAAAGCTGTCATCAAGCCTGCTATTATTGAGATTGACAGGAAGGAAGTAATGATTTCAGAACCTTTGTCTGCAAATGGCAAACCCAAGATCTCCACCAAACCAGTCGTGACCACTACTAGTAAGATGACCAGTAGCATCACCATCTACCCCAATGACCCGAGCTCTTCCAGAACCAGCAGTCGTAGCAGCAGCGTGTCCAGTGAACCTTTGCCTGTCAGAGAACGGCACACATCTACCAGTAACATCCTCATAG GCCCCAGCAGTGACCACCATGGCAGTATTTCCGTCCCTTATGAGATCTCCATACCCAAGAGTGAGATCACGTTGCGGTCGTGCCAGGACCAGGACTGCGGTGCAGACAACCACAGTGATTCCTCATCAAGGTCCAAGCTCCACAACACTTCCAGGGTGGAAACCAGCACCAGCCACCTGTGCTGCCAACGCAGCAACTTCAGCCTCCAGTCCCCCGACACCACCTCTGCGGACTTCAACGACACCGAGTCTGGATTcgagagcagctgcagcagcacaacCACGGTCACAAGCTGGAGAAGCCAAAAACAAAGCCAGCACTCACAAGAAGACAGTTTACCAGACACAAAGAATGTGACTGTGAGGAGCACCTGGAGGAACAAAGGCGCCTCATCAGGGGACGAGGCAGGTCGAGGAAGAGGAGGTACAAGGACCACGGCAGACGGTGGGTCTGAAGATGAAGCAGAAGCTGCAACAACATGGAGGGCTTATCGGGCAACCACCTTTGATACAGAGGAGTCAGTAAACAGTGGATCAGGGGCTGCTGGTAATGCTGCAGCACAGAAGGGAGTCAAGCCGTCCCCTGCAGAG GTGTACATGCGCAGGATCAACAGTGTGGTTACTAGCACGAGAGAAGTCGAGGAGCCAGCTCTTCGCAGAGGAAAACGCTCTCAGTCTCCCAGTATGGAATCTGGAGGCTTGGGAAGGACCATACCCCACGCACCTGTTACCTCTCAGTCCTGGAGCCGATCATACGCACAACAACCACCG